The window GGAGGCCGAGGCCCGCCACCGCACCCTTGTTGGAGTGCGAGTACTCGGCCTGCGGGAAGCCCCGCATGCCCGAGATGACGTTGTCGCCGAGGACCTTGGCCTGGCGCAGCGCGTGCTGGGCGTTCGGCGGGCACCAGGCGTTCTCGACGCCGGCCTTGCGGGAGGCCATGTCCGGAACCTGGGCGTTGTCGCCGGCGGTCCAGATGTAGTCCGTGCCCGTGACCTGGAGGGTCGGCTGGGCGTCGACGTGGCCGCGCGGGCCCAGCGGCAGGCCGTAGCGGGCCAGCACCGGGTTCGGCTTGACGCCGGCGGTCCACACGATGGTGTTGGAGTCGACCTCGAGGCCGTTCTTCAGCACCACGTGGCCGTCCACGCAGGAGTCCATGGAGGTGCTCAGGTAGATCTCGATGCCGCGGGACTCGAGGTGCTCCTTGCCCCAGGTGCCGAGCTTGGGCCCGACCTCGGGAAGGATCTTGTCGGCCGCGTCGACCAGGATGAAGCGCATGTCCTCGCGCTTGATCGTGGAGTAGTACTTCGCGGCGTCGCGGGCCATGTCCTCGACCTCGCCGATGGTCTCCGCACCGGCGAAGCCGCCGCCGACGAAGACGAAGGTGAGGGCCTTGCGGCGGACGTTCTCGTCCGTCGTGGACTCGGCCTTGTCGAGCTGCTCGAGGACGTGGTTGCGCAGGCCGATGCCCTCTTCGACGCCCTTCATACCGATGCCCTGTTCGGCGAGGCCGGGGATCGGGAAGGTGCGGGAGACGGCGCCGAGCGCGATCACCAGGTAGTCGAAGGGCAGCTCGTACGCCTCGCCGACGAGCGGCGTGACGACGGCGACCTTGCGGTCCTGGTCGATGCTGGTGACCCGGCCGGTGAGGACCTCTGCCTTGGGCAGCACGCGTCGCAGCGGGACGACGACGTGCCGAGGCGAGATGCTGCCTGCGGCCACTTCAGGGAGGAAGGGCTGGTAGGTCATGTACGAGCGCGGGTCGACGACCGTGACGGTCGCCTCGCCGTAGCGCATCTTCTTCATGATGCGCTTGGCTGCGTACAGGCCTACGTACCCACCTCCTACAACGAGGATCCTGGGACGCTCCGTGGTGCTCATGGAACGAGTATCCAGCACCCAAAGGGGTGTCGCTCGTGAGCCCCTTCACAAGGACTGGGAGACCCTCTGCTACACTCCGCCGCCCACGTGACGGAGGTCATGGTGCGCGACGGGAACCACGAGGTGTCCGGAGTCGTTGTTCACCCGTCCTGAACTGGCCTCCAAGGCCGAAAGCGGACTGGACCACAGGGGTTCGTCCATACCTCTGACGCGGAACCCGTCGCCTCCGCGGATCGCACGAACGCGACGGAAAAAGGGCCTGAGGGCCCCCGGAAGGGCCCCAAGGACCCCTCCGCCGACCCAACAGACCCTTTTTCCTTGTGAAGAACTTCACGAACTTTGTTTGGAT is drawn from Streptomyces sp. NBC_01232 and contains these coding sequences:
- a CDS encoding NAD(P)/FAD-dependent oxidoreductase → MSTTERPRILVVGGGYVGLYAAKRIMKKMRYGEATVTVVDPRSYMTYQPFLPEVAAGSISPRHVVVPLRRVLPKAEVLTGRVTSIDQDRKVAVVTPLVGEAYELPFDYLVIALGAVSRTFPIPGLAEQGIGMKGVEEGIGLRNHVLEQLDKAESTTDENVRRKALTFVFVGGGFAGAETIGEVEDMARDAAKYYSTIKREDMRFILVDAADKILPEVGPKLGTWGKEHLESRGIEIYLSTSMDSCVDGHVVLKNGLEVDSNTIVWTAGVKPNPVLARYGLPLGPRGHVDAQPTLQVTGTDYIWTAGDNAQVPDMASRKAGVENAWCPPNAQHALRQAKVLGDNVISGMRGFPQAEYSHSNKGAVAGLGLHKGVAMIVMGKTKIKLKGRLAWYMHRGYHGMAMPTWNRKIRVFADWTLAMFLKREVVSLGALETPREEFYEAAKPAPAPAAAAAPAEKAKAS